The Pseudoxanthomonas sp. genome segment GCGGCGATACCGACCAGCGCGTCGAAGCGCTGGTGGCTGCGGGTGTGGACGTCATCATCGTCGACACCGCGCACGGCCATTCGCAGGGCGTGCTGGACCGCGTGGCCTGGGTCAAGAAGCGCTTCCCGCAACTGCAGGTCATCGGCGGCAACATCGTCACCGGCGATGCCGCGCTGGCCCTGATGGATGCCGGGGCCGACGCGGTAAAGGTCGGCGTGGGCCCGGGTTCGATCTGCACCACGCGCATGGTGGCCGGCGTCGGCGTGCCGCAGATCACCGCCATCGACATGGTCGCCGAGGCGCTGCAGGACCGCATTCCGCTGATCGCCGATGGCGGCATCCGCTACTCGGGCGACATCGGCAAGGCGATCGCCGCCGGTGCCTCCACGGTCATGATCGGCGGCCTGTTCGCCGGCACCGAGGAAGCGCCGGGCGAAGTCGAGCTGTTCCAGGGCCGCAGCTACAAGAGCTACCGCGGCATGGGCAGCCTGGGCGCGATGGAGAAGGGGTCCAAGGACCGCTATTTCCAGGATGCCAGCGATGCCGACAAGCTGGTGCCGGAGGGCATCGAAGGCCGCGTGCCGTACCGCGGCTCGGTCGGCGGCATCATCCACCAGCTGGTCGGCGGCCTGCGCGCCACGATGGGCTACGTGGGCTGCGCGACCATCGAAGAGATGCGTGCCAAGCCGAAGTTCGTGGTCATCACCGGCGCCGGCCAGCGCGAGAGCCACGTGCACGACGTGCAGATCACCAAGGAACCGCCGAACTATCGCATGGGCTGATGCCCATGCGCGGGATTGGACATTCGGGATTCGAGATTCGACAAGAGCAAGAGGCGTCGCCAGCACACATGACCAGCATTTCCGAATCCCCAATCCCCAATCCCCAATCACGGCTTCACGACGACAAAATCCTCATCCTCGATTTCGGCGCGCAGTACACGCAGCTGATCGCCCGCCGCATCCGCGAGATCGGTGTGTACTGCGAGATCTGGGCGTGGGACCACGACCCGGAGGAGATCGCGACGTTCGGGGCCAAGGGCATCATCCTGTCCGGTGGCCCGGAGTCCACCACGCAGCACGGTGCCCCCAAAGCGCCGCAGCAGGTGTTCGACAGCGGTCTGCCGATCCTGGGCATCTGCTACGGCATGCAGACGCTGGCCGCGCAGCTGGGTGGCGCGACGGAAGCCGCGGACGCACGCGAGTTCGGCCACGCCGAAGTGCAACTGGTCGCGCACGACGCGCTGCTGGGTGGCCTGAGCGACCACCAGGGCGAGCCGCGCCTCGATGTGTGGATGAGCCATGGCGACCACGTCGCGAAGGCGCCGCCGGGCTGGACGATCACCGCGACCACCGACCGCATCCCGGTCGCGGCGATGGCGTTGGAAGAGAAGCACTGGTACGGCGTGCAGTTCCATCCGGAAGTGACGCACACCAAGCAGGGCCAGACGCTGCTGCGCCGCTTCGTCGCCGAGATCTGCGGCTGCAGGACGCTGTGGACGGCCGCCAATATCATCGACGACCAGATCGCCCGCGTGCGTGAGCAGGTCGGTTCGGACGAGGTGATCCTGGGCCTGTCCGGCGGCGTGGATTCGTCGGTCGTCGCCGCCTTGCTGCACAGGGCCATCGGCGAGCAGCTGACCTGCGTGTTCGTCGACACCGGCCTGCTGCGCTGGCAGGAAGGCGACCAGGTGATGGCGATGTTCGCCGAGCACATGGGCGTCAAGGTCGTGCGCGTCAATGCGGCGGACCGCTATTTCAAGGCGCTGGAAGGGGTCGCCGACCCGGAAGCCAAGCGCAAGATCATCGGCAACCTGTTCGTCGAGATCTTCGAGGAAGAATCGAACAAGCTGAAGAATGCCAAGTGGCTGGCGCAGGGCACCATCTACCCGGACGTGATCGAGTCGGCCGGCAGCAAGACCGGCAAGGCGCACGTCATCAAGAGCCACCACAACGTCGGCGGCCTGCCCGCGCACATGAAGCTGGGCCTGGTCGAGCCGTTGCGCGAGCTGTTCAAGGACGAGGTGCGCCGCCTGGGCGTGGAACTCGGCCTGCCGCGCACGATGGTCTACCGACATCCGTTCCCGGGTCCCGGACTGGGCGTGCGCATCCTCGGCGAAGTAAAGCCCGAGTACGCCGAACTGCTGGCCAAGGCCGATGCGATCTTCATCGACGAACTGCGCAAGGCCGACCTGTACGACAGGACCTCGCAGGCGTTCGCGGTGTTCCTGCCGGTCAAGTCGGTGGGCGTGGTCGGTGATGCGCGCGCGTACGAGTGGGTCATCGCGCTGCGCGCGGTCGAGACGATCGACTTCATGACCGCGCACTGGGCGCACCTGCCGTACGAATTCCTCGGCACCGTGTCCAACCGCATCATCAACGAGCTGCGTGGCGTCTCGCGCGTGGTGTACGACATCAGCGGAAAGCCGCCGGCGACGATTGAGTGGGAGTGAGGCGTTAAGGCATGTTGTTTGCACGCCATCCGGTTCCCGTTCGTGGTGAGCCTGTCGAACCACGCTCTTGGCGCTGACCCCGGGGCACAGGGATGCGCTTCTGGGTTTACATGCTCGAATGTGCGGATGGCTCGTACTACGTAGGCCAGACAGACTGCCTGGAAAGGCGTGTTGCCCAGCATCATGCGGGTGATGCGCCCGGGTGTTATACGTTCAGACGCCGTCCATTGGCGTTGGTCTGGTCGCAGGAATTTTCGAGCCGGGTGGAAGCGCTCGCGTCGGAGAGGCGGATCAAAGGCTGGAGTAGAGCGAAAAAGCAGGCTTTGATCGCCGGTGATTGGAAAAGGCTCAGTGGACTGGCCAAGGGAAGGACCTCAGGTCAAGCGCCTTCGGCCGGAATGGATGAACCCTGCGAAGAGCGTGGTTCGACAGGCTCACCACGAACGGGTTCCGGAGGTAGGCAGGTGTCGGATTCAGTCAACGACATGGAAGAGCACTGGATGCGCCACGCCTTCGCGCTGGCCGACCGCGCCGAGCGCGAGTTCGACGAGATCCCGGTCGGTGCGGTGCTGGTGAGCGCGGCGGGTCAGGTGCTGGGCGAGGGCTGGAACCGCAACATCGCCGACCACGATCCCAGTGCGCACGCCGAGATCGTGGCGATGCGCGAAGCGGGCAGGGCGGTGGGCAACCATCGGCTGGTCGGCTGCACCTTGTACGTCACCCTGGAGCCCTGCGCGATGTGCGCGATGGCGCTGGTGCATGCGCGGGTCGCGCGCGTGGTCTACGGCGCCAGCGACCCCAAGACCGGCGCCTGCGGCAGCGTATTCGATCTGATCGCGGATCCGCGGCACAACCATCGGATCGAGGTGGTGGGCGGCGTACTGGGCGACGAAGCCGGACGCAGACTGACCAATTACTTCCGCGCCAAGCGCGGCCGGCCGCTGGTCTAGGGCGTCGGGAACTTCCGCTTCACCTTGCGGTGGTCCATTTCCTCGTTGATGGCGGTGACCGCCAGCGTGGATTCGCGTGCGAGCAGCAGGCTGGCCGCCAGCATCGCCACCACGCCGAGTGCCGCCAGCCAGGTCGGCAGCGAGCCCAGCCGGTGTCCCGTGAACGTGTCGACGGCCACGGCCAGGCTGGTGCCGACGAAGCAGCTGATCGCGGCGTACAGCAACTGGCCGGCACGCAGGATGATCAGGCTGCGCCGGCGCTGCAGCGCGATCCGCTTCTCCAGCAGCGAGCGATCCGCCTCGTCCTCGGCATCGGCCAGTTCCCGCAGAAGCGTGCGCGCGCGGTCGATGATGCGCGCCAAGCGATTGTTGGCTGACAGCAGCAGCGACGCGGTCGCGGTCAGGAAGAATGCCGGCGCCAGCATCGCGGTCAGCACGGCATGGTCGGTGGAAGGATTCATGGGCCGGTCGTCGGGGTGGTCTGCGTTATGATGACATGATGCGGTGTCGCCGCATCCCCGGCGTGCATTCCCGGGCTCTTTCCCCGTCACGGACCGCTGCATGGCCTCGAACAACGCGCACAACGACCGACTGATCTGGATCGACCTCGAGATGACCGGGCTGGATACCGACCGCGACTCCATCCTGGAGATCGCCACGGTCGTCACCGATTCGAAGTTGAACGTGCTGGCGGAGGGGCCCGAGTTCGCCATTGCGCATCCGGTGTCCGTGCTGGAAGCGATGGACGACTGGAACCGCAACCAGCATGGCCGTTCCGGTCTCTGGAAGCGCGTGGTGGAGAGCCAGGTCTCGATGGGTCAGGCCGAAGCGCAGACGGTGGCCTTCCTCAATGAATGGCTGCCCGCCGGCGCATCGCCGATGTGCGGCAATTCGATCTGCCAGGACCGGCGCTTCCTGCACCGGTTGATGCCGCGTCTGGAGAAGTACTTCCACTACCGCAACCTGGACGTCAGCACGCTGAAGGAACTCGCGCGCCGCTGGGCGCCGCAGGTGCTGGAAGGTGTGCGCAAACAGGCCAGCCACACCGCGCTGAGCGACGTGCGCGACTCCATCGAGGAACTGCGCCACTACCGCAGGCACATGGCGGCGCTCGCCGGCGAGTGACGTAGCGTGCGCCATGCGCACCACCTGTAGGGCCACCATCGCGCGCCATGCAAAAGGTGCACGTCACGTGTCGAACACGATCACTTGAAGCAGGTATTGCGCGTCGTGCGCGCGGCGCGCGCTACCTGGGCATGTCGCCGTCGTCGACCACGCCCTTGGTGATGATGTCCGTGAGCGGCGTGCCGTCCGCATTGTGGTGATACACGTGCAGGTCGCGTTGGGGGTACGGGATGTTCAGGCCGTTGCCGATGATCTCGGTGCGCACGGCTTCGGTCAGATCGCTCCGGGCCTGGCCGAAATCCTTCGTCTTCGCCCACGCGTACAGTGTCAGGTCGACGCTGCTTTCGCCCAGTTGCGACACGAACACGAACGGCTCGGGATCCTTCAGCACCATCGGATTGGCATGCGCGATATCGAGCAGCACCTGCTTGGCCTGCTTGAGGTCGTCGTCGTAGCCCACGCCCACCAGGATGTCGATGCGGCGCTGCGGCTTGGCCGTGAAGTTGATGATCGGTGCGGTGGTGATCAGGCTGTTCGGCAACACGATCAGGCGGTTGTCGAGCGTCCGCATGCGGGTCTGGAAAATGCGTACCTCCTCGATGACGCCCTCCAGCCCTGCCGCCTGCACGAAATCGCTTTCCCGGAAGGGCCTCAGCACGATCAGCATGACCCCCGACGCGATGTTCGACAGCGAATCCTTCAGGGCCAGGCCGACTGCGAGTCCCGCGGCACCCAGCACCGCGAGCATCGAGGTGGGATTCACGCCCAGCGATGTGAGCACGGTGATGATGACCAGCACCATCATGGCCACGTAGCTGACGCGGCGCAGGAATCCGCCCAGCGTGGTGTCGGCCTGCGTACGGATCAGCACGCGTTCCAGCCCCGCGCTCAGCCGCTTGGCAAGCCACATGCCGACCAGGAAGATGACCGCCGCGGCGAGCAGCTTGAGGCCCCAGGTTTCCAGGAACTGCAGCCAGTCGATGCCGCGCAACTCGTTGAGCAGGGCTTCGGGCTCGGTGGGAATGGCGGGCAGGGTGGGGGCTGGGGTGGCGGGCGCGGACATGGACACTCCTGAAATGCAGCACGCCCCAATCAGGGGCGTGCCGGGTTTGCGGGAGCATGGTAACCGCGTCCGCGTGAACGCGTCCCCGGCCGTCAGCCGGCCTTGGTCTTCGCCAGGCGCAGCCAGGTATCGACGACGGTATCGGGATTGAGCGAGACCGACTCGATGCCTTCGGCCATCAGCCATTCCGCCAGGTCCGGATGGTCGCTCGGCCCCTGGCCGCAGATGCCGACGTACTTGCCTTTCGCGCGGGCGGCCTTGATCGCCATCGACAGCAGCTTCTTGACGGCGGGGTTCCGCTCGTCGAACAGATTGGCGACGATGCTGGAATCGCGGTCCAGGCCCAGCGTCAGCTGGGTGAGGTCGTTGGAGCCGATGGAGAAGCCGTCGAAGATGTCGAGGAACTCCTCGGCCAGCAGGGCGTTCGACGGCACCTCGCACATCATGATGATCTTCAGCCCCGGCTTTCCATCGGCGGCGCCATCGCCCTGGCGCAGTCCGTGCCTGGCCAGTACCTCGACGACCTTGCGGCCTTCTTCCAGCGTACGCACGAACGGGATCATCGCCCACAGGTTGTCCAGCCCCATTTCGTCGCGCACGCGGCGCACGGCCTGGCATTCCAGGGCGAACGCGGGCTCGAACGAGGGATCGACGTAGCGGCTCGCACCGCGGAAACCGATCATGGGATTCTCTTCATGCGGCTCGTAGCGGGTGCCGCCGATGAGGTTGGCGTATTCGTTGGACTTGAAGTCCGACAGGCGCACGATCACCGGATGCGGTGCGACCGAGGCCGTGATCGTCGCGATGCCTTCGGCCAACCGGTCCACGTAGAAGCTGACCGGGTCGGCGTAGCCGGCGGTCTTGGCATCGATCTTCCTGCGGACGTCGAGGTCCTGGCGATCGTATTCCAGCAGGGCGAGCGGGTGCACGCCGATGTGGCTGGCGATGATCATCTCCAGGCGCGCCAGACCGATGCCGGCGTTCGGCAACTGGCCGAAATCGAACGCGCGCTCGGGGTTGGCGACGTTCATCATGATCTTCAGCGGCGCCGGCGGCATCGCCGCGAGATCGGTCGTGGTGCGCTCGAAGGGCAGGGCACCGGCATAGATGAAGCCGGTGTCGCCCTCGGCGCAGCTCACGGTGACCTCCACGCCATCCGCGACCAGGTCCAGCGCATTGCCGGTACCGACCACGGCCGGTACGCCCAGCTCGCGCGCGATGATGGCGGCGTGGCAGGTGCGGCCGCCGCGGTTGGTGACGATGGCGCTGGCACGCTTCATCACCGGCTCCCAGTCGGGGTCGGTCATGTCGGCGACCAGCACATCGCCGGGTTGCACGCGCGCCATGTCGTCCAGCGAACGCACCACGCGGGCGACGCCGCTGCCGATCTTCTGGCCGATGGCGCGGCCTTCGGCGATCACCTCGCCGCGCTTCTCGAGGGCATACCGTTCGATCTGCGTGGCCTTGGCGCGCGACCTCACCGTTTCCGGGCGCGCCTGCACGATGAATAGCTTGCCGGTCACGCCGTCCTTGGCCCACTCGATGTCCATCGGGCGGCCGTAATGCTGTTCGATCACCAGCGCCTGCTTCGACAGCTCGTGCACGTCCTCGTCGGTGATGGAGAAGGTGTTGCGCAGGTTCGCCGGCGTATCCTCGGTGCGCACGCGCTCGCCCGGCACGTCGGAATACACCATGCGGATCGCCTTGCTGCCCAGCGAGCGGCGCAGGATGGCGGGCTTGCCCTGTTTCAGCGTGGGCTTGTAGACGTAGAACTCGTCGGGATTCACCGCGCCCTGCACGACCATCTCGCCCAGGCCGAAGCTGGACGTGACGAACACGACATCGCGGAAGCCCGATTCGGTGTCCAGCGTGAACAGCACGCCGGACGCACCGACGCCCGAGCGCACCATCAGCTGCACGCCGGCGGACAGGAACACGTCCTCGTGCTTGAAGCCGTGGTGCACGCGATAGGCGATGGCGCGGTCGTTGTAGAGGCTGGCGAAGACCTCCTTGACCTTGTGCACCACGTCATCGGCGCCGGTGACGTTGAGGAACGTCTCCTGCTGGCCGGCGAACGACGCGTCGGGCAGATCCTCGGCGGTGGCCGAAGACCGCACCGCCACCGCAACGTCGCCGCCGCCGTTGTCCGCGCAGAGCTTCGCGTACGCGGTGCGGATGTCGGCATCCAGATCGGGCTGCAGGGGCGCGTCGATCACCCAGCCGCGGATCTCCTTGCCCGCCGCCGTCAGCGCCGCCACGTCCTCGACATCCAGCGTGGCCAGCCTGTCGAAGATGCGCGTGGACAGGTCGTTGTGCGCGATGAAGGCCTTGAAGGCCTCCGCCGTGGTCGCATAGCCTCCCGGGACCGAGACGCCGAGATTGGCCAGATGGCCGATCATTTCGCCCAGCGACGAATTCTTGCCGCCGACGCGGGCCAGGTCGGCCAGGCGCAGCTCGTGCAACCACAGGATGTTCTCGTTCAAGCGCAATGCTCCGAAGCAGGCCGCGCCATGCCGATGACCATCGGCGTGGGGTGCCGTGTCCATGGGGAAAGAGGCGCTATGATGCAGTGCATACCAATTGCAGACAAGCTTGATCTGACGGGGGTTTCCATGGTGAAGCAGGGAAGGGAAGCGCATGTCTGAGCTGCGCCCGGTGTTCTACGTCTCCGATGGCACCGGTATCACCGCCGAGACCATCGGCCACAGCCTGCTGACCCAGTTCGCGGGCATGCGCTTCCAGACCGACCGGCTGTCGTTCGTCGACGACGAGGAAAAAGCGCGCGACGCAGCCGATCGCATCCGGCGTACCGGCGAGAAGCTGGGCAGCCGTCCCATCGTCATCAACTCCTGCGTGGATCCGGCGCTGAGTGCGCTGGTCGCCGAAAGTGGCGCGCTGATGCTCGACGTCTTCGCGCCCTTCATCGAACCACTGGAGCGCGAACTGGGCCAGCAGCGGCAGTCGCGGGTGGGACAGGCGCATGGCCTGGTGGACTTCGAGACGTATCACCGCCGCATCAACGCGATGAACTTCGCGCTGACCCACGATGACGGCATGGCGGTGAACTACGACGAGGCCGACGTGATCCTGGTGGCGGTGTCGCGCGCAGGCAAGACGCCCACCTGCGTGTACCTGGCCTTGCACTACGGCATCCGCGCGGCGAACTACCCGCTGACCGATGGCGATCTCGAGACCGACAGGTTGCCCGTACGCCTGCGGCCCTACAGGCGCAAGCTGTTCGCATTGACCATCGATCCTGACCGCCTGCACCAGATCCGGCAGGAGCGCCGCCCCAACTCCAGCTACGCGAAGATGGAGACCTGCAAGCGCGAGGTCGCCGCGGCCGAGGCGATGTTCCAGGTGGAACGGCTGCCCACGCTCAGCACCACCAACAAGTCGATCGAGGAAATCTCCAGCAAGGTGCTCTCCACGCTGGGACTGCAGCGCGAGATGTACTGACGGACAGGGCCTTGGGGACGCCCTGGTGTTCGGCCGGGAATCCTTAACTTAGGCCGCACGCGTCGGGGCGTCAATGCTGCCGCCGGCGGGCGTGCGCGTGTAGGATCGACGCATGTCACAGGCCCTCGCACGTACCGCGCGCATTCCCCGTCTGGGCCGTTTCGGCTGGCTGATGGCGCTGTACGCGGAGAACCACGCGCGGCTCACCCGCCTGTTCGCGCCGGACCGTCTTGCCGTCGGCATCTACGTGTCGAGCATCGGCGATGGCCTGGACCTGCGGCTGGAGGTCATCGAAACCCATCGCTACACGGTGGAGTTGCGGTTGACCTACGACATCTATGATCCGCTGACCGGCGAACCGGATCCGTCGGCCTTCGTGCGCCTCTACCGTGACGCGCACCAGGCCGAGGCGACGCATTGCTACGTGGGCAAGCGCTGGCAGGATGTCATCGGCCTGTATCCGCCGCCGGCCGAGGTGATCAGCCACCGCATGCGCATGAACACGTTCCTGGGCAAATGGCTCGAGTACCTGGGCGAGCAGGGGCATGGGGTGGCGACGCTGCGTCCGGCGGGCGTCGCACGCGACGTCGCGTGAGCATCCTTCCCGGGCGGCTCATGCCACCCGGACGAATCGGATGGCGTTGAGCCGGCGCAGGCCGTGGCTGGCGTCGCGCGAGAGGTTCATCACGTCCACCGAACCCTGTGTCTCGAGTTCGAGCAGGCGCTGCGCGACGGCATCGAACGCAGCGGCGTCCAGTCCCAGCGATCCCGCCGTCCATCGCGTGTCGCGATGAAGCGGCAGTTGCGAGACCAGTTCGTCTGCAAGGGCATCGTGGGTCATGTCGCGGCTCCGCGGGAGGGGCACCACTCCGACTGACTGTTCCGCGTGTTGGCGGGAGGGTCACAGCACAGGCATTGCGGCAGCTTGTACGCCGCAACCCGTGAGGTTCTTGTAAATGCGGGCGAAGGCGACCGTCCAGCCGAATGACGGGCAAAAGAAAGGCCCGGTTTCCCGGGCCTTGAAAGATTGGCGTCCCCACGGGGATTCGAACCCCGGTCGCTACCGTGAAAGGGTAATGTCCTAGGCCTCTAGACGATGGGGACGCACGAAAGTTGTTGCCGGTTTTTCTTTCCGGACGGCCTATTGTCCGGAAGTTGGTGGAGCCAGGCGGGATCGAACCGCCGACCTCCTGCATGCCATGCAGGCGCTCTCCCAGCTGAGCTATGGCCCCACGTGCTGGCAGGAGCGAAATAATAGCCAGCCTGTTTCCGATGCGCAAGCATCCCTTACGAAAATTTTCACGACTGGCGGAAGAAAGTGCATGCGGTTGAAATACGCCATCGGACATAGAAAGGCGGCGCACGGCGGATGATCGCGTTTTCAGTGAAGGAGTGGTCCGCATGGGCGCCCGGTCTGGTGGACCAGGATGCATGGCGCGCGTGGGCGGCCGCGCCCTGGATACCGACCGGCGATGACACCCCGGCGCTGGCCGAAGTACCGGCCATGCAGCGCAGGCGCATCGAGCGGCTGGGCCGGATGGCGATCCAGACCGCATGCTGGTGCCAGCGCGCGGAGGAGAACGGCATGCCCCTCATCTTCGCCTCGCGGCACGGCGACGTCTCCCGTTCGATGGAACTGCTGGAAGCGCTGGCGACCGGGCAGCCGGTGTCGCCCACCACGTTCGGCCTGTCGGTGCACAACGCGATCGCCGCGTTGTACTCCATCCTGCGTCGCGAACGCGGCAACTACATCGCCTTGGCCGGCGGCATGGCGACGGTGGAGGCCGCCTGCGTCGAAGCGGCGGCGTTGCTGGCCGACGGCGCGGACGAGGTGATGCTGGTGGTGTACGACGCGCCATTGCCCATCATCTATACCGACTTCGCCGACGAGCCCGATGCGGGCTTCGCCTGGTGCTGGAGGATCGGTCCGGCGGACGCGGCGTTGCTGACGTTGCGGCTGGCCTGGAGCGGCGACGACCCGGAGCCGGGCCCCGCCGCGACACTGCCGCATGGCCTTGAGGTACTGCGTTTCCTGCTGGCGGGAGATCGGACGCTGCAATGGCGATGCGACGACCTGGACTGGCACTGGCGGCGCGATGGGTGACCGCATCGACCATGCCTGGCGCGTGCTGGGCACGGGCCTGAGCTTCCTGGCGTTCGGGCTGGGCGGGCTGGTCCTGGGTCTTTTGGTGCTGCCGCCGATGCTGTGGCTGATGCGCGATCCGGCGCGACGTCAGCGCTGGTCCCGTCGCCTGGTGCAGCGGAGTTTCGCCGCCCATGTCGCCTTGATGCGGTGGCTTGGCGTGATGACGTACGAGATCCGGGGGCGCGAGCGGCTGGACCGCGAGGGCCTGCTGGTATTGGCCAACCACCCCACGCTGATCGATGTGGTGCTGTTGATCTCGCTGTTGCCCAATGCGGACTGCGTGGTGAAGTCGGCGGTGGCGCGCAACCCGTTCATGCGCGCGACGGTCAGGGCGGCAGGCTATGTGGCCAACGACGACGGGCCGGGCCTGGTGGAGGACTGCATCGCCGCCGTGCGGGCGGGGGGCGCACTGGTGATCTTCCCCGAAGGCACGCGGACCACGCCGGGGCGGCCAATGAAGCTGCAGCGGGGTGCGGCCAACATCGCCGTGCGGGGTGAACTGGACATCACGCCGGTGCGCATCACCTGCACGCCGCCGACGCTGGGAAAAGGCGAGAAGTGGTATCGTGTGCCGCCGGTGAGATTCCACATGGTGATCGATGTTCAGGAAGACCTGCCGATCGCCCCGTTCCTGAACGGAATGGCGGGGACGGATCCATCGGCAGGGGGAGAAGCGCTGGCAGCCCGGCGACTCACGGAACATCTGGCCAACTACTTTGCGGGAGATCCATCGCGTGCAGGCACTTGAGCACGAGATCAAGGAATTGATCATTTCGTCGCTGTCACTGGAAGACATCTCCCCCGACGACATCGATACCACCGCGCCGCTGTTCGTGGAGGGACTGGGGCTGGATTCGATCGACGCCCTGGAACTGGGCCTGGCGCTGCAGAAGCGCTACGGCGTGGCGCTCTCCGCAGACTCGCAGGAAACCCGCCGGCACTTCGCCAGCGTGCGTGCCCTCGCGGATTTCGTCGCCTCGCAGGGCAAGGCCTGAGCGCAGGACGGCAGGACTGGCAAGATGACCAAGAACGAACTCTTCGAGCGGATCGCCACGATCCTGCATGACAGCTTCGAGATCGAGCCCGCACGCATCACGCCCGAGGCCCGGTTGTACGACGACCTCGACATCGACAGCATCGACGCGGTGGACCTGATCGTGCAGCTCAAGCCGCTGCTCGGGCGCAGCCTGCAGCCGGATGCGTTCAAGTCGGTGCGCACGGTGCAGGACATCGTGGACGTGCTGTACGGCCTGATCCGCGAACAAGCCGCCTGAGCGCAGGGCGCGCCCCTGTGTCCCGGATAGGCGCGGCCATCTTCGTGGCGTTGTCGTTGGCCTACCCGCTTGTGGTGTACTGGGCGATGGGACGCTTCGAGCCGCGCTGGCTGGCGCTGCTGCTGTTCGCGCTGGGCCTGCTGCGTGCCGTCGCCACCCGCCAGCCGGTGTGGCTGGTCGCGGCCGCCGGTGCCGCGCTGCTGGCGCTGCTGGCCACCGTCTTCAACGAAGCGTTGCCGCTGAAGCTCTATCCGGCCCTGATCAACGCGGTGATGCTGGCGGTGTTCGCGACCAGCCTGGTGTTTCCGCCCTCGGCGATCGAACGCATCGCCCGGATCGCGGAGCCGGACCTGCCGCCGGCCGGCGTCGCCTACACGCGCCGGGTGACCCAGGTCTGGTGCGGGTTTTTCGTGTTCAACGGTGCGCTGGCGCTGGTCACGGCGCTGTGGATGTCGGACCGCGCCTGGGCGCTCTACAACGGCCTGATCGCCTATGGGCTGATTGGCCTGTTGTTCGGCGGCGAGTGGCTGGTGCGCCAGCACGTGAAGGCGGGGCACCGGCATGGCTGAGTGGCGC includes the following:
- a CDS encoding acyl carrier protein gives rise to the protein MTKNELFERIATILHDSFEIEPARITPEARLYDDLDIDSIDAVDLIVQLKPLLGRSLQPDAFKSVRTVQDIVDVLYGLIREQAA
- a CDS encoding DUF1249 domain-containing protein, encoding MSQALARTARIPRLGRFGWLMALYAENHARLTRLFAPDRLAVGIYVSSIGDGLDLRLEVIETHRYTVELRLTYDIYDPLTGEPDPSAFVRLYRDAHQAEATHCYVGKRWQDVIGLYPPPAEVISHRMRMNTFLGKWLEYLGEQGHGVATLRPAGVARDVA
- a CDS encoding lysophospholipid acyltransferase family protein — translated: MGDRIDHAWRVLGTGLSFLAFGLGGLVLGLLVLPPMLWLMRDPARRQRWSRRLVQRSFAAHVALMRWLGVMTYEIRGRERLDREGLLVLANHPTLIDVVLLISLLPNADCVVKSAVARNPFMRATVRAAGYVANDDGPGLVEDCIAAVRAGGALVIFPEGTRTTPGRPMKLQRGAANIAVRGELDITPVRITCTPPTLGKGEKWYRVPPVRFHMVIDVQEDLPIAPFLNGMAGTDPSAGGEALAARRLTEHLANYFAGDPSRAGT
- a CDS encoding phosphopantetheine-binding protein, producing MQALEHEIKELIISSLSLEDISPDDIDTTAPLFVEGLGLDSIDALELGLALQKRYGVALSADSQETRRHFASVRALADFVASQGKA
- the ppsR gene encoding posphoenolpyruvate synthetase regulatory kinase/phosphorylase PpsR — translated: MSELRPVFYVSDGTGITAETIGHSLLTQFAGMRFQTDRLSFVDDEEKARDAADRIRRTGEKLGSRPIVINSCVDPALSALVAESGALMLDVFAPFIEPLERELGQQRQSRVGQAHGLVDFETYHRRINAMNFALTHDDGMAVNYDEADVILVAVSRAGKTPTCVYLALHYGIRAANYPLTDGDLETDRLPVRLRPYRRKLFALTIDPDRLHQIRQERRPNSSYAKMETCKREVAAAEAMFQVERLPTLSTTNKSIEEISSKVLSTLGLQREMY
- a CDS encoding beta-ketoacyl synthase chain length factor, encoding MIAFSVKEWSAWAPGLVDQDAWRAWAAAPWIPTGDDTPALAEVPAMQRRRIERLGRMAIQTACWCQRAEENGMPLIFASRHGDVSRSMELLEALATGQPVSPTTFGLSVHNAIAALYSILRRERGNYIALAGGMATVEAACVEAAALLADGADEVMLVVYDAPLPIIYTDFADEPDAGFAWCWRIGPADAALLTLRLAWSGDDPEPGPAATLPHGLEVLRFLLAGDRTLQWRCDDLDWHWRRDG